One region of Elusimicrobiales bacterium genomic DNA includes:
- a CDS encoding glycosyltransferase family 87 protein, whose amino-acid sequence MIPFCLLCGFLVLLAAVSAPLAAFAEYAAARAQCCRDKTSKINTVAVVVLAGFAFCLIYLYTANQAAPFNTFLFPQEAQFSDYFDITTWHPPRFYYFPFGFAVVDLFVAIQKDTGLMYFLVIFMSFFVLYSWQYLKDGDTAGGIRNVIILSFFTFPFLFVMDRANFETFVYMFLALFLWFYRKNNTMLAAVFLGCAIAMKLFPAVFLVLFLADRKYREAALAAAMVPALWLLSLLTVPTFQGQVTASLARMLREQPIYVLDMIIGDGGLDFGHSFFGMLKTLLQYAGLNSYAMSASLMKPYAIFCLEFFAMAAVFVIWREKTLWKRVALLVLSMNALPFVSADYKLIHFFLPMYLYFTDDSEDKASPAYAVLFGLLLVPKRYYFSDIKLYGGNLIDPVLMLVMALLIMCAGGAPWGLRARLRAAALAVVAGIALLLCVPAPAAKLLDRVFPPPGPDSVSIRGADLKHALLISGWGEMQNDKLWMRRVARAQFMTGPRGQMTMLAQTPDALVPCNATFFINERQIGVFPIARPGYVRVQARNIPPGRLVILTISLDKVIDVTTAGRRKQLGLLVHNIEFF is encoded by the coding sequence GTGATACCGTTTTGTCTGCTGTGCGGCTTTTTGGTTCTGCTGGCGGCGGTTTCCGCGCCGCTGGCGGCCTTTGCGGAATACGCCGCCGCGCGCGCGCAATGCTGCCGCGATAAAACCTCCAAAATAAACACGGTGGCGGTTGTGGTGCTGGCGGGATTCGCCTTCTGCCTGATATATCTTTACACCGCAAATCAGGCGGCCCCCTTCAATACCTTCCTGTTCCCCCAGGAAGCGCAGTTCAGCGATTATTTTGACATAACCACCTGGCATCCCCCGCGCTTCTATTATTTCCCGTTCGGCTTCGCCGTGGTGGACCTGTTTGTTGCCATCCAGAAGGATACAGGGCTTATGTATTTCCTGGTTATCTTCATGTCCTTTTTCGTGTTGTATTCATGGCAGTATCTGAAAGACGGCGATACGGCGGGCGGAATCCGGAATGTGATAATACTCTCCTTTTTTACCTTTCCGTTCCTGTTCGTGATGGACAGGGCCAATTTTGAGACTTTCGTCTACATGTTTCTGGCGCTGTTTTTATGGTTTTACCGCAAGAACAACACAATGCTCGCCGCGGTTTTTCTGGGCTGCGCCATAGCCATGAAGCTGTTCCCGGCGGTGTTTCTGGTTCTGTTTCTGGCCGACAGGAAATACAGGGAGGCCGCCCTGGCTGCCGCCATGGTGCCGGCGCTGTGGCTGCTTTCGCTGCTTACCGTGCCGACTTTTCAAGGACAGGTTACCGCAAGCCTTGCCAGAATGCTGCGCGAACAGCCGATTTACGTGCTTGACATGATAATAGGCGACGGCGGGCTTGATTTCGGCCATTCGTTTTTCGGGATGCTGAAAACGCTGCTGCAATACGCGGGGCTTAACAGCTATGCGATGTCCGCGTCGCTGATGAAGCCGTACGCGATTTTCTGCCTGGAGTTTTTCGCCATGGCAGCCGTTTTCGTGATATGGCGGGAAAAAACGCTGTGGAAAAGGGTTGCTCTGCTGGTGTTATCCATGAACGCCCTGCCTTTCGTGTCCGCGGATTACAAGCTGATTCACTTTTTTCTGCCGATGTACCTTTATTTCACCGACGACAGCGAGGATAAGGCATCCCCCGCCTATGCCGTCCTGTTCGGGCTGCTGCTTGTGCCCAAACGCTACTATTTTTCGGATATCAAATTATACGGCGGCAATCTGATAGACCCGGTTCTGATGCTGGTCATGGCCCTGCTTATAATGTGCGCCGGCGGCGCGCCCTGGGGCCTGCGCGCGCGGCTGCGCGCTGCCGCGCTGGCTGTTGTGGCCGGCATCGCGCTGCTGCTGTGTGTTCCCGCGCCGGCGGCGAAACTGCTGGACAGGGTGTTCCCGCCGCCGGGACCGGATTCGGTGAGCATCAGGGGCGCGGACCTCAAACATGCCCTGCTAATCAGCGGCTGGGGGGAAATGCAGAACGACAAGCTCTGGATGCGCCGCGTCGCCAGGGCGCAGTTTATGACCGGCCCCAGGGGGCAGATGACCATGCTGGCGCAGACGCCGGATGCGCTGGTTCCGTGCAACGCGACTTTTTTCATAAACGAGCGGCAGATAGGCGTTTTCCCCATAGCCCGGCCCGGATACGTGCGCGTGCAGGCGCGAAATATACCGCCCGGACGGCTGGTAATACTCACCATCAGCCTGGACAAGGTTATTGACGTAACCACTGCTGGGCGGCGCAAGCAGCTTGGCCTGCTCGTGCACAACATAGAATTTTTTTGA
- the recN gene encoding DNA repair protein RecN — protein sequence MLLGLDVKDFAVIEGVSLPFGAGLTVFTGETGAGKSLVVEALGFALGERAGVDWIRPGARKMEAEARFSSASLDDAARGRFAVTGDFFAVRRELDQRGRSRAFINGHPVSVSELCAYCDGLVDFHGQHEHQTLARNAAQLELLDRFASNSALLDKTRDAWRRRQAALARLEASRLSREEKERLLDLYGFQLSEIDKAALRPGEEAEIEAALPRLKNADRLRALSSSAHELLYSGEAAAVERLGAAARAAQELAALDVSLGRPAELIAQAQSAIEEAAGELAALRDGPDADPGLLDELLSRQDKISRTIKKYGGSAEAALALAQTLKAKIADLEDSDEREEELKKTAADAEKELSALCAQLHEKRFAAAKKLSALVLSEIAPLGFGEVRFSVSVEMDESSPGPAGADRAEFLFSPNAGQPARPLKNIASGGEMSRVMLGIKAALSGADRVETLVFDEVDAGVGGVVGRLVGEKMRRISESRQVLCVTHLPQVAAWADAHFAVSKTESRGRTVVAASAVEGPARAAEIARMLGGSSQASQAGLKHAKELLRECAG from the coding sequence ATGCTGCTTGGGCTGGACGTTAAGGATTTTGCCGTTATAGAGGGGGTGTCCCTCCCCTTTGGCGCGGGGCTTACCGTTTTTACAGGGGAGACGGGCGCGGGCAAATCGCTGGTCGTGGAGGCGCTGGGATTCGCGCTGGGCGAGCGCGCCGGCGTAGACTGGATACGCCCCGGCGCCCGGAAAATGGAGGCGGAGGCGCGTTTTTCCTCCGCTTCTCTGGATGACGCCGCGCGCGGGCGGTTCGCGGTAACAGGGGATTTCTTCGCGGTCCGCAGAGAGCTTGACCAGCGCGGCAGAAGCAGGGCTTTTATAAACGGGCATCCGGTTTCCGTCTCCGAACTGTGCGCTTATTGCGACGGGCTGGTGGATTTCCACGGCCAGCACGAGCATCAGACCCTTGCCAGAAACGCCGCCCAACTGGAACTGCTGGACCGCTTCGCCTCAAATTCCGCTTTGCTGGATAAAACCCGGGACGCCTGGCGCCGCCGCCAGGCCGCGCTGGCCCGGCTGGAAGCCTCGCGCCTCTCGCGCGAGGAAAAGGAAAGGCTGCTGGACCTCTACGGTTTCCAGCTTTCCGAGATAGACAAGGCCGCCCTGCGCCCCGGCGAGGAGGCCGAAATAGAAGCCGCGCTTCCCCGCCTTAAAAATGCGGACAGGCTGCGCGCCCTTTCCTCCTCCGCGCACGAGTTGCTTTATTCCGGCGAGGCCGCCGCCGTGGAAAGGCTGGGCGCGGCGGCCAGGGCCGCGCAGGAGCTGGCCGCGCTGGACGTCTCGCTTGGCCGCCCGGCGGAGCTTATAGCGCAGGCGCAGTCCGCCATAGAGGAGGCCGCGGGTGAGCTTGCCGCCCTGCGCGACGGCCCCGACGCCGACCCCGGCCTGCTGGACGAACTGCTCTCCCGCCAGGATAAAATTTCCCGGACAATCAAGAAATACGGCGGCTCAGCGGAGGCCGCGCTTGCGCTGGCGCAGACGCTGAAGGCCAAAATCGCCGACCTGGAAGATTCGGACGAACGCGAGGAAGAGCTTAAAAAAACCGCCGCCGATGCGGAAAAAGAATTGTCCGCGCTGTGCGCGCAGTTGCACGAGAAACGTTTTGCCGCGGCTAAAAAGCTCTCCGCGCTGGTGCTGTCGGAAATAGCGCCGCTGGGTTTTGGCGAGGTCAGATTCTCCGTTTCGGTTGAGATGGATGAAAGCTCCCCCGGCCCCGCGGGCGCCGACAGGGCGGAATTCCTGTTTTCACCCAATGCCGGACAGCCGGCCAGGCCGCTCAAAAACATAGCCTCCGGCGGTGAAATGTCGCGCGTGATGCTGGGCATAAAAGCCGCCCTCTCCGGCGCAGACAGGGTGGAGACGCTGGTTTTTGACGAAGTGGACGCCGGCGTGGGCGGCGTGGTGGGGCGGCTGGTGGGCGAAAAGATGCGCCGCATCTCCGAATCGCGGCAGGTGCTGTGCGTAACTCATCTGCCGCAGGTGGCCGCGTGGGCGGACGCGCATTTCGCCGTATCCAAGACCGAATCGCGCGGGCGGACCGTGGTTGCGGCCAGCGCCGTGGAAGGCCCGGCCCGCGCCGCCGAAATCGCCAGAATGCTGGGCGGCAGCAGCCAGGCCAGCCAGGCCGGACTCAAGCACGCCAAAGAACTTTTAAGGGAATGCGCCGGGTAG